One window from the genome of Pseudoalteromonas sp. '520P1 No. 423' encodes:
- a CDS encoding YheU family protein, with the protein MIIPFKELPTETLNNLIESFILREGTDYGEGEFSLNDKITHIKTQLNQGNVVIVYSELHESINIMPKATFQQNENEFK; encoded by the coding sequence ATGATAATCCCTTTTAAAGAGTTACCCACAGAAACACTAAACAACCTAATCGAGAGCTTTATTTTACGTGAAGGTACTGATTATGGTGAAGGCGAGTTTAGCTTAAATGATAAAATTACACATATTAAAACCCAGTTAAACCAAGGTAATGTTGTAATTGTTTACTCTGAATTACATGAAAGCATCAACATCATGCCTAAAGCAACTTTTCAACAAAATGAAAATGAGTTTAAATAG